A genomic region of Arachis hypogaea cultivar Tifrunner chromosome 5, arahy.Tifrunner.gnm2.J5K5, whole genome shotgun sequence contains the following coding sequences:
- the LOC112799967 gene encoding uncharacterized protein isoform X2, with product MVEVSFTRTWSPSDGGVPFNIDIRYILRRGDSGFYPYVILERVEGFPAVEIDQIRIVFKLARDRFRYMAISNTRQRMMPSMADRENGQTLDYPEAVLLTKPLQRNFLREVDDKYQYSIETQDNKVNGWTSPYSEPRVGFWILTPSNEFRNCGPIKQDLTSHVGPIALSMFVSNHYAGREVNMKFQEGELYKKVFGPVFIYLNSGPSNQNLWLDAVQKQSNEAKSWPYNFPRSIDFIPANKRGTISGRLQVQDRFMKGQSLQNANSAYVGLGLPGDPGSWQKESKGYQFWTRTDKNGNFVINNIVPGDYNLYAWVPGFIGDYKYNKTITITPGCSTNLNTLVYNPPRNGPTLWEIGIPDRLAAEFFVPDANPKLINNLYRNHTIDKFRQYGLWERYAELHPHNDLVFVVGANDYRKDWYFAHVTRKIGEKKYRPCTWQIVFDLPNVTSRGIYTLQLALASSTEAELQVWFNDPKNANPAHFTTGQVGGDNAIARHGIHGLYRLYSIGVSGKHLVKGKNIIYLKQSKALTAFEGVMYDYIRLEGPPPSSPGFDH from the exons ATGGTGGAAGTTTCATTTACAAGAACATGGTCACCCTCAGATGGTGGTGTCCCCTTCAATATAGACATAAG GTATATATTGAGAAGAGGGGATTCTGGGTTTTATCCATATGTAATATTGGAACGTGTAGAGGGATTTCCAGCTGTGGAAATTGATCAAATTAGGATTGTTTTCAAGCTCGCCCGTGACAG GTTTCGTTATATGGCTATATCAAACACAAGGCAGAGGATGATGCCATCTATGGCAGATAGAGAAAATGGTCAAACCCTAGATTATCCTGAAGCCGTTCTCTTAACCAAGCCATTACAACGAAATTTTCTTAGAGAG GTGGATGACAAGTATCAATACTCAATTGAGACTCAAGACAACAAGGTTAACGGTTGGACAAGCCCATATTCTGAGCCACGTGTCGGTTTCTGGATCTTAACACCCAGCAATGAGTTCCGCAATTGTGGGCCTATCAAGCAAGATCTCACCTCTCATGTTGGCCCAATTGCCCTCTCG ATGTTTGTGAGCAACCACTATGCTGGAAGGGAGGTAAATATGAAATTTCAGGAAGGGGAACTTTATAAGAAGGTTTTTGGCCCTGTTTTTATCTACCTCAACTCTGGTCCAAGTAATCAAAATTTGTGGTTAGATGCCGTACAAAAG CAATCCAATGAAGCCAAAAGCTGGCCATATAATTTCCCTCGATCAATCGATTTCATTCCAGCCAATAAACGTGGAACAATATCAGGAAGGTTGCAAGTCCAAGATAG GTTCATGAAAGGACAGAGCCTTCAAAATGCTAACAGTGCGTACGTTGGTTTAGGTTTACCTGGAGATCCTGGATCATGGCAGAAAGAAAGCAAG GGTTATCAATTTTGGACTCGAACCGACAAGAATGGTAATTTTGTAATCAACAATATTGTACCCGGTGATTACAATTTGTATGCATGGGTTCCTGGTTTTATTGGAGACTACAAATACAACAAGACAATAACCATCACACCAG GATGCTCCACCAACTTGAATACACTTGTGTATAATCCTCCAAGAAATGGTCCAACACTTTGGGAGATTGGAATTCCTGATCGCTTAGCTGCTGAATTTTTTGTGCCAGACGCTAACCCTAAGCTCATCAACAACTTATACAGGAATCACACCATTGAcaa ATTTAGGCAATATGGATTGTGGGAACGTTACGCCGAATTACATCCACATAATGATCTTGTATTCGTTGTTGGTGCTAATGACTATCGCAAGGATTGGTACTTTGCTCATGTTACAAG GAAAATAGGAGAGAAGAAATACAGACCATGCACATGGCAAATTGTATTTGACCTTCCAAATGTCACATCCAGAGGAATATACACACTACAACTGGCTTTGGCATCCTCAACTGAAGCTGAATTGCAG GTTTGGTTCAATGACCCTAAAAATGCAAATCCTGCACACTTCACAACAGGACAAGTAGGAGGAGACAATGCCATAGCAAGGCATGGCATCCATGGATTGTATAGGCTCTATAGCATAGGTGTAAGTGGGAAGCATTTGGTGAAAGGAAAGAACATCATCTATTTGAAGCAATCTAAAGCTTTAACTGCATTTGAAGGAGTCATGTATGATTATATCCGCTTAGAAGGTCCTCCACCTTCATCCCCTGGATTTGATCACTAA
- the LOC112799973 gene encoding 8-hydroxygeraniol dehydrogenase-like: MASPETEHPKKAFGWAARDPSGVLSPFNFSRRETGEQDVAFKVMYCGICHSDLHMLKNEWGNTTFPIVPGHEIAGVVTEVGSKAQNFKVGDKVGVGVLVGSCNSCQGCAANLENFCPQMILTYSAKNKDGTITYGGYSDSMVVDERFAIRIPDNLPLDVAAPLLCAGITVYSPLRYFGLDKPGLHVGVVGLGGLGHVAVKFAKAFGAKVTVISTSPNKQKEAIERLGADSFLLSKDQDKMKAAMYSLDGIIDSVSAVHPLAPLLALLKPNGKLVMVGLPEKPLELPIFSLCTGRKMIAGSSIGGLKETQEMIDFAAKHNVKPEIEVIAMDYVNTAMERLAKADVKYRFVIDIGNTLNATTS; the protein is encoded by the exons ATGGCGTCACCAGAGACGGAGCATCCAAAGAAGGCTTTTGGATGGGCAGCTAGGGACCCTTCTGGGGTTTTATCCCCTTTCAACTTTTCCAGAAG GGAAACTGGAGAGCAAGATGTGGCATTCAAAGTGATGTACTGTGGAATATGTCACTCGGATCTTCACATGTTAAAGAACGAATGGGGCAATACCACTTTCCCTATAGTACCTGG GCATGAGATTGCTGGAGTAGTGACAGAGGTAGGAAGTaaggcacaaaatttcaaagttGGAGACAAAGTGGGAGTGGGAGTGTTGGTTGGATCCTGCAACTCATGCCAAGGCTGTGCTGCAAATCTTGAAAATTTCTGCCCGCAAATGATCCTAACATACAGTGCCAAGAACAAGGACGGCACCATCACCTACGGAGGCTACTCTGACTCAATGGTAGTCGATGAACGCTTCGCCATTCGCATCCCGGATAACCTTCCACTGGATGTGGCCGCTCCGTTGCTTTGTGCCGGGATCACGGTGTATAGCCCTCTCAGATATTTCGGACTTGACAAGCCTGGTTTGCACGTCGGTGTGGTTGGTCTTGGTGGATTAGGCCATGTGGCCGTTAAGTTTGCCAAAGCTTTTGGTGCTAAAGTAACTGTCATTAGTACTTCCCCTAACAAACAAAAGGAAGCTATTGAACGTTTAGGAGCCGATTCGTTTCTCTTAAGTAAAGACCAAGATAAGATGAAG GCTGCAATGTATAGCTTGGATGGTATTATTGACTCAGTTTCTGCAGTGCATCCTTTGGCTCCATTGCTGGCTCTATTGAAGCCTAATGGAAAACTTGTGATGGTTGGTTTACCTGAAAAGCCTCTAGAGTTGCCAATATTTTCTCTTTGTACGG GAAGAAAGATGATAGCTGGTAGTAGTATTGGAGGGTTGAAGGAGACACAAGAAATGATTGATTTTGCTGCTAAACATAACGTGAAGCCTGAGATAGAAGTTATTGCAATGGATTATGTAAACACAGCAATGGAGCGCCTCGCAAAAGCAGATGTCAAGTATCGATTTGTTATTGATATCGGAAACACTCTCAATGCCACAACCTCTTAA
- the LOC112799967 gene encoding uncharacterized protein isoform X1 → MKVVYVALLFFLLGASSVKSSFRTSPVILNTENPDRVILQNGIVSITLAKPGGYILEISYNGIDTILESRNDKKDRGYVDFVTNEPGESGGEPKTETTDFKVIAQDQNMVEVSFTRTWSPSDGGVPFNIDIRYILRRGDSGFYPYVILERVEGFPAVEIDQIRIVFKLARDRFRYMAISNTRQRMMPSMADRENGQTLDYPEAVLLTKPLQRNFLREVDDKYQYSIETQDNKVNGWTSPYSEPRVGFWILTPSNEFRNCGPIKQDLTSHVGPIALSMFVSNHYAGREVNMKFQEGELYKKVFGPVFIYLNSGPSNQNLWLDAVQKQSNEAKSWPYNFPRSIDFIPANKRGTISGRLQVQDRFMKGQSLQNANSAYVGLGLPGDPGSWQKESKGYQFWTRTDKNGNFVINNIVPGDYNLYAWVPGFIGDYKYNKTITITPGCSTNLNTLVYNPPRNGPTLWEIGIPDRLAAEFFVPDANPKLINNLYRNHTIDKFRQYGLWERYAELHPHNDLVFVVGANDYRKDWYFAHVTRKIGEKKYRPCTWQIVFDLPNVTSRGIYTLQLALASSTEAELQVWFNDPKNANPAHFTTGQVGGDNAIARHGIHGLYRLYSIGVSGKHLVKGKNIIYLKQSKALTAFEGVMYDYIRLEGPPPSSPGFDH, encoded by the exons ATGAAGGTGGTATACGTTGCACTGCTTTTCTTCTTGCTGGGTGCATCTTCTGTGAAGAGCTCATTTAG AACATCGCCGGTTATTCTGAATACTGAAAATCCTGATCGG GTGATCCTTCAAAACGGTATCGTTTCCATCACTTTGGCAAAGCCTGGGGGCTATATTCTTGAAATATCATATAATGGAATTGACACCATACTTGAATCTCGAAATGATAAAAAGGATAGAGG GTACGTGGACTTTGTCACAAATGAACCAGGAGAATCTGGCGGCGAACCAAA AACCGAGACGACAGATTTTAAAGTCATAGCACAGGACCAGAATATGGTGGAAGTTTCATTTACAAGAACATGGTCACCCTCAGATGGTGGTGTCCCCTTCAATATAGACATAAG GTATATATTGAGAAGAGGGGATTCTGGGTTTTATCCATATGTAATATTGGAACGTGTAGAGGGATTTCCAGCTGTGGAAATTGATCAAATTAGGATTGTTTTCAAGCTCGCCCGTGACAG GTTTCGTTATATGGCTATATCAAACACAAGGCAGAGGATGATGCCATCTATGGCAGATAGAGAAAATGGTCAAACCCTAGATTATCCTGAAGCCGTTCTCTTAACCAAGCCATTACAACGAAATTTTCTTAGAGAG GTGGATGACAAGTATCAATACTCAATTGAGACTCAAGACAACAAGGTTAACGGTTGGACAAGCCCATATTCTGAGCCACGTGTCGGTTTCTGGATCTTAACACCCAGCAATGAGTTCCGCAATTGTGGGCCTATCAAGCAAGATCTCACCTCTCATGTTGGCCCAATTGCCCTCTCG ATGTTTGTGAGCAACCACTATGCTGGAAGGGAGGTAAATATGAAATTTCAGGAAGGGGAACTTTATAAGAAGGTTTTTGGCCCTGTTTTTATCTACCTCAACTCTGGTCCAAGTAATCAAAATTTGTGGTTAGATGCCGTACAAAAG CAATCCAATGAAGCCAAAAGCTGGCCATATAATTTCCCTCGATCAATCGATTTCATTCCAGCCAATAAACGTGGAACAATATCAGGAAGGTTGCAAGTCCAAGATAG GTTCATGAAAGGACAGAGCCTTCAAAATGCTAACAGTGCGTACGTTGGTTTAGGTTTACCTGGAGATCCTGGATCATGGCAGAAAGAAAGCAAG GGTTATCAATTTTGGACTCGAACCGACAAGAATGGTAATTTTGTAATCAACAATATTGTACCCGGTGATTACAATTTGTATGCATGGGTTCCTGGTTTTATTGGAGACTACAAATACAACAAGACAATAACCATCACACCAG GATGCTCCACCAACTTGAATACACTTGTGTATAATCCTCCAAGAAATGGTCCAACACTTTGGGAGATTGGAATTCCTGATCGCTTAGCTGCTGAATTTTTTGTGCCAGACGCTAACCCTAAGCTCATCAACAACTTATACAGGAATCACACCATTGAcaa ATTTAGGCAATATGGATTGTGGGAACGTTACGCCGAATTACATCCACATAATGATCTTGTATTCGTTGTTGGTGCTAATGACTATCGCAAGGATTGGTACTTTGCTCATGTTACAAG GAAAATAGGAGAGAAGAAATACAGACCATGCACATGGCAAATTGTATTTGACCTTCCAAATGTCACATCCAGAGGAATATACACACTACAACTGGCTTTGGCATCCTCAACTGAAGCTGAATTGCAG GTTTGGTTCAATGACCCTAAAAATGCAAATCCTGCACACTTCACAACAGGACAAGTAGGAGGAGACAATGCCATAGCAAGGCATGGCATCCATGGATTGTATAGGCTCTATAGCATAGGTGTAAGTGGGAAGCATTTGGTGAAAGGAAAGAACATCATCTATTTGAAGCAATCTAAAGCTTTAACTGCATTTGAAGGAGTCATGTATGATTATATCCGCTTAGAAGGTCCTCCACCTTCATCCCCTGGATTTGATCACTAA
- the LOC112799969 gene encoding probable mannitol dehydrogenase has product MATQAEFEHPRKAFGWAARDTSGVLSPFNFSRRETRENDVAFKVLYCGVCHSDIHMLKNEWGFSLYPIVPGHEIIGTVTEVGSKVNKFKVGDKVGVGCMVGSCRKNTCRNCNDALENYCPQMILTYGVKDTDGTITYGGYSDLMVADENFVVRIPQGFPLDAAAPLLCAGITVYSPLRYYGLDKPGLHVGVVGLGGLGHMAVKFAKAFGVKVTVISTSPEKKDEAIQLLGADHFLISRDHDQMQAATGSFDGIIDTVSAFHPLLPLISLLKCHGKLVMVGAPEKPLELPVFPLIMGRKTVAGSTIGGMKETQEMIDFAAKHNVKPEIEVIPIDYINTALERLLKADVKYRFVIDIGNTLKPST; this is encoded by the exons ATGGCAACACAAGCTGAATTTGAGCATCCTAGAAAGGCCTTTGGATGGGCAGCTAGGGATACTTCTGGTGTTCTCTCACCTTTTAATTTCTCTAGAAG GGAAACGAGAGAGAATGACGTGGCATTCAAAGTTTTGTATTGTGGGGTATGTCACTCTGACATACACATGCTGAAAAATGAATGGGGCTTTTCCCTATATCCAATAGTTCCTGG GCATGAGATTATAGGCACAGTGACAGAGGTGGGAAGCAAGGTAAACAAGTTCAAAGTTGGGGACAAAGTTGGTGTTGGATGCATGGTTGGTTCTTGCCGCAAAAACACATGCAGAAACTGTAATGATGCTCTAGAGAACTATTGTCCACAAATGATTCTCACATATGGTGTCAAAGACACTGATGGCACCATCACCTATGGGGGCTATTCTGACTTAATGGTTGCTGATGAAAACTTTGTGGTTCGAATTCCTCAAGGCTTTCCTCTTGATGCTGCTGCTCCTCTCCTTTGTGCCGGGATCACAGTGTATAGCCCTCTTAGATATTATGGGCTTGACAAGCCTGGACTCCATGTGGGTGTGGTTGGTCTTGGTGGGTTAGGTCACATGGCTGTTAAGTTTGCCAAAGCTTTTGGGGTTAAGGTAACGGTCATCAGCACCTCCCCTGAGAAAAAGGACGAAGCAATTCAACTTTTAGGAGCTGATCACTTCCTTATAAGTCGTGACCATGATCAGATGCAG GCTGCAACGGGCAGTTTTGATGGTATTATTGACACAGTTTCTGCCTTCCATCCTTTATTGCCTCTAATTAGTTTATTGAAGTGTCACGGGAAGCTTGTAATGGTTGGTGCCCCGGAGAAGCCTCTAGAGCTGCCAGTATTTCCTTTAATTATGG GAAGAAAGACAGTTGCCGGTAGTACCATCGGAGGGATGAAAGAGACACAAGAGATGATTGATTTTGCTGCTAAACATAACGTGAAACCTGAAATTGAGGTTATTCCTATTGATTATATTAACACAGCATTGGAGCGTCTACTCAAAGCTGATGTCAAATATCGTTTTGTCATCGACATTGGAAACACTCTAAAACCTTCCACTTGA